The following proteins come from a genomic window of Peptococcaceae bacterium:
- a CDS encoding DUF2437 domain-containing protein, translating to MRKYLRFSFGEMIYYGEVFEDRIKSLKSSIFDESNVYGPEFRREEIKILAPVFPSKVIGIGLNYRSAAAAKGVELPREPVFF from the coding sequence GTGAGAAAGTATCTCCGTTTCAGCTTTGGAGAAATGATTTATTATGGAGAGGTCTTTGAAGACAGAATCAAAAGCCTAAAATCAAGTATTTTTGATGAATCCAACGTATATGGTCCGGAGTTCAGGCGCGAAGAAATCAAAATTCTGGCGCCTGTCTTTCCTTCCAAGGTTATTGGGATAGGGTTGAATTATAGGTCGGCGGCTGCCGCCAAAGGCGTGGAACTTCCCCGGGAACCTGTTTTTTTCTAA
- a CDS encoding sugar kinase, protein MSKTVCFGEIMLRLSPPGFQRFTQAKSFEVAYGGGEANVAFSLAQFGVKVAYVTKLPKNLIGDCVVNELKKYGVDTRNIVRGGERVGIYFCEKGAALRPSRVIYDRSWSAISQAQAGDFDWKSILEGAGWFHFTGITPALGDNVADLCLEACRQARALGVTVSCDLNFRKNLWSLAKANQIMSGLMPYVDVLIANEEDAEKVFGIKAEKTDVTAGQLNIEGYKTVARELMSRFNFRKVAITLRESLSASDNGWSGLLYDGKDFYQGKRYLIHIVDRVGGGDSFAAGLIYSFLNGFSGQEAIEFAVAASALKHTIEGDFNLVSVDEVKTLVGGDASGRVQR, encoded by the coding sequence ATGTCTAAAACGGTTTGTTTCGGGGAAATCATGCTGCGTCTCTCTCCTCCCGGTTTTCAAAGGTTTACGCAGGCAAAATCTTTTGAGGTCGCATATGGGGGAGGAGAGGCAAACGTCGCCTTTTCACTGGCCCAGTTCGGAGTGAAAGTTGCCTATGTTACCAAGCTGCCGAAGAACCTGATCGGCGACTGCGTGGTCAACGAACTGAAAAAGTATGGTGTTGACACGCGGAATATTGTGCGGGGTGGAGAAAGAGTAGGCATATATTTTTGCGAAAAAGGCGCGGCCTTGAGGCCTTCCAGGGTTATCTACGATAGGAGCTGGTCTGCCATTTCCCAGGCGCAGGCGGGAGATTTTGACTGGAAGAGCATTCTGGAAGGCGCCGGCTGGTTCCATTTCACAGGTATAACGCCGGCCTTGGGCGACAACGTAGCCGACCTTTGCCTGGAGGCGTGCCGGCAGGCCCGGGCGTTAGGCGTAACTGTCAGTTGCGACCTGAATTTTAGGAAAAATTTATGGTCTTTGGCCAAGGCCAACCAGATCATGTCAGGTTTGATGCCTTACGTGGATGTGCTCATAGCCAACGAGGAAGACGCTGAAAAGGTCTTCGGGATTAAAGCGGAAAAAACCGATGTAACTGCAGGACAGCTCAATATTGAAGGATACAAAACAGTAGCCCGGGAATTAATGTCCAGGTTTAATTTCCGGAAGGTGGCCATTACCCTGAGAGAAAGCCTTTCCGCTTCGGACAACGGGTGGTCCGGGCTGCTCTATGACGGCAAGGATTTTTACCAGGGGAAGAGATATCTCATCCACATCGTCGACCGGGTGGGAGGAGGAGACTCTTTTGCAGCGGGCTTGATTTATTCTTTCCTCAACGGGTTTAGCGGCCAGGAAGCCATAGAGTTTGCCGTGGCTGCCTCGGCCCTGAAACATACGATTGAGGGTGATTTCAACTTGGTATCGGTGGATGAAGTAAAAACGCTTGTCGGCGGGGACGCCTCGGGAAGAGTGCAAAGATAG
- a CDS encoding HesA/MoeB/ThiF family protein: MIDFRRYQRQIMLPQIGEEGQEKLFSAKVLVVGVGGLGSPVLYYLAAAGVGTLGLVDGDAVEVTNLQRQVLHWEKDLLRPKVLSALEKLQAFNSSLNYDVYSCRFDLETGRQLIPRYDLVVAAVDNRESRRVINQVCFETNRPWVEGGVGQFTGVVTVFRPPGGPCYRCLYRDIPANEEDRPPGLLGTLAGVIGILQAQEALKLILNIGKPLVGRLLIYDSLEARFESVEIRPDPNCPICGGK, from the coding sequence ATGATAGATTTCAGGCGTTACCAGCGCCAGATCATGCTCCCGCAGATTGGGGAGGAAGGGCAGGAGAAGCTTTTCTCGGCTAAAGTTCTGGTGGTAGGAGTGGGGGGCCTGGGGTCGCCGGTCCTCTATTACCTTGCGGCTGCAGGTGTTGGCACCCTGGGTCTGGTGGACGGCGATGCCGTTGAGGTGACCAATCTCCAGCGCCAGGTCCTGCACTGGGAAAAGGACTTGCTGAGGCCCAAGGTCCTTTCGGCCCTGGAGAAGCTGCAGGCATTCAATTCTTCGCTCAATTACGACGTTTATTCCTGCAGGTTTGACCTGGAGACAGGACGGCAGCTGATTCCACGCTACGACCTGGTTGTGGCGGCAGTAGACAACAGGGAATCCCGCCGGGTGATCAACCAGGTTTGCTTTGAAACAAACCGGCCCTGGGTGGAGGGGGGCGTGGGACAGTTCACCGGAGTGGTGACGGTTTTTAGACCGCCGGGCGGACCTTGTTACCGGTGCCTGTACCGCGATATCCCGGCAAATGAGGAGGACAGGCCTCCGGGTCTTTTAGGCACCCTGGCCGGTGTGATTGGGATATTGCAGGCCCAGGAAGCGCTGAAACTTATTCTCAATATCGGCAAGCCGCTTGTGGGCAGGCTTTTGATTTATGATTCCCTGGAGGCGCGTTTTGAGAGCGTCGAAATCCGGCCAGACCCTAATTGCCCTATTTGCGGCGGGAAGTAA
- a CDS encoding fumarylacetoacetate hydrolase family protein, with the protein MPASVRNPAFEAELGVVIGKKAKNVNTADAEKYILGYTLANDVTAKDHLVKGMPWSKGKSFDTFTPVGPYLVTGIDPGNLAVKCSVNGQVKQDENTADMVFSVSELVSFLSAIMTLEPGDLILTGTPPGGGELNDGDLVECSSPLLGNLANKARFVR; encoded by the coding sequence ATACCCGCGTCTGTCCGGAATCCGGCCTTTGAAGCCGAGCTGGGCGTAGTTATAGGGAAAAAAGCAAAAAACGTCAATACAGCAGATGCGGAAAAATACATACTTGGTTATACCCTGGCCAACGACGTGACAGCCAAAGACCATCTGGTCAAAGGAATGCCCTGGAGCAAGGGCAAGTCCTTCGATACCTTTACGCCGGTGGGACCATATCTTGTCACGGGAATTGATCCTGGGAACTTGGCCGTCAAATGTTCGGTGAACGGGCAGGTGAAACAGGATGAGAACACTGCCGATATGGTTTTTAGCGTGAGCGAGCTGGTGTCTTTTCTTTCCGCCATCATGACCCTGGAACCGGGCGACCTTATTTTGACCGGGACGCCGCCCGGGGGCGGGGAGTTGAATGACGGCGACCTGGTGGAATGCTCCAGCCCGCTGTTGGGGAATCTGGCAAATAAGGCGCGTTTTGTGCGCTGA
- a CDS encoding bifunctional 2-keto-4-hydroxyglutarate aldolase/2-keto-3-deoxy-6-phosphogluconate aldolase, whose protein sequence is MNKGEIIEKIKSSGLMAVIRADNMEQALKIAEACAKGGIAALEVTFTVPGAAGVIEKLAGAFNKSDGIIIGAGTVLDPETARSAILAGARFLVSPCLNVEMVRLGNRYQVPVIPGTMTVKEIVEAMEAGAELIKVFPGELLGPLFIKAVKGPLPYAQLMPTGGVSLGNVGEWIKAGAVAVGVGGNLTAGAKTGDYASITEMAKAFIERIKQARTQ, encoded by the coding sequence ATGAACAAAGGCGAAATAATCGAAAAAATCAAATCGTCCGGTCTAATGGCGGTTATAAGGGCGGACAACATGGAGCAAGCCCTGAAGATTGCCGAGGCCTGCGCGAAAGGAGGCATTGCCGCCCTGGAAGTTACTTTTACCGTGCCGGGAGCAGCAGGCGTAATCGAGAAGCTTGCCGGCGCTTTCAACAAAAGCGATGGCATCATTATCGGCGCGGGGACGGTTCTTGACCCCGAAACGGCCAGGAGCGCCATCCTTGCAGGCGCCCGGTTCCTGGTCAGTCCTTGCCTCAATGTTGAGATGGTCAGGTTGGGGAATCGCTACCAGGTACCGGTAATACCAGGGACAATGACGGTTAAAGAAATAGTCGAGGCCATGGAGGCGGGGGCCGAACTAATAAAGGTCTTTCCCGGCGAACTGTTGGGACCGCTATTCATCAAAGCGGTTAAGGGCCCGCTGCCTTACGCCCAGCTAATGCCTACAGGAGGTGTCAGCCTGGGAAATGTGGGCGAGTGGATAAAAGCGGGCGCAGTTGCGGTGGGCGTCGGCGGAAACCTCACCGCCGGGGCGAAAACCGGCGATTACGCCTCAATTACGGAAATGGCCAAGGCGTTCATAGAAAGAATCAAGCAAGCCAGAACCCAATAA